The region TAGTTGTGTAGCTCATATCACTCATTTGTCGAGCACCCCCTTTCCCGAGTTGAGCAGATTAAGTATAAATAATGTCTGTGACGGGTATCACAGAAACTTGTAAACAGCTTCAAGGCATAGTAATACTAGATTCCTAATTCTACCTAAGTATTATACAATGTGCCTCTAGTCACGTAAAGCTAATTTTTCCATTTCGCAATGGGCAGTGCCTTCAGGGCATTCCGCAATTGCCTTGTGCAAGTGACTCTACACCTTAAACGCAGTAGTTTCAAAAAAGTTGCGCTTTGGTTAAAAAAACTTTTTATGCCCTGCTGTATTCCTGCCCCGATACTCTAGAAGATACAATATGTATGTTCTACTAACTATTGTTAATGTTGGGTGGCTACGGGAATCAGTATAGCATAGAGGCATTCCAAACGTCATTAAACAATATTTGTTAAGTTTACAAACAAATATTACATAATAAAAGTGATGTATTTGTTGATCAGCATTCGAGCTAATAAGTATATACCCACATTACAACAAGGTTAACACGTTCACAAATAAAATGAATATACATAAAGAAAGGCTGCCGAGAATCCTCAGCAGCCTTTCTTGCAACCTTGTAAATCCAGGACTAACGAATCTTCATGGATAGCTGTATCAATTCCTGGCGTTTCTCAGGACTTGCATTAACATTCTCATACATAGCATCAATCGCTGCGCGGTTCTCGCGGTAGCTCTTCTCATGTTTGATTGTGCTATGAGACCATTCAATCAAAGCATTCTCAGCAATGACCAGCTCGTTATACGCATCATGGAAGCCAGTTGCTTGAACAAGCTCTTCCATTACTTCCTGAGTGATCTCCTGCAGTGCCCGCTTCGCTGCAATTTCTTTTTCCATAACCTTTGCTCTATTCTCAAACATATTCTTTGCTTTCGTGTAATCCAATTGTGCTTTTGATAAAATCGGTTTCATCGATGGCTTTCTCCTTCTTGCATTAAATGTTTGTGCTTACAGCTTCTTAGGCCATTGTAACGCAAAATAACACACAATTCAAAGATTTGTATATGGAAAATGTAAAAGATAAGCCTCTTTCCCGTAAACAGGGAGTCAGAGGCTTATTTTTACTTCATATATAGTTGTTTATTTCTACAATCTCTTCATCTTAGCCATAATACGTTGTGCCATCACTGCTGCGTCCGCTCTCGTAAAGTTAGCTTGCGGATCGAAACGGAATGTTGCCTTCTTTTGTCCAGCCACCAGCTTGTTCTCAATTCCAGAAATCACACCAGCCTTGTAGGCTGCAAGGATAGAAGGTGCTGAGTATACTGACACAATTGATCCCGTATCCGTAAATAGCTTCTGCAGGGCTGCCAGATCAGTCGCATTGTTTCCAAGCTTCAAGCTCATTGCACGGGCGATCATGACCGCTGCATCTTCTCTGGATAAGGTGCGGTTAGGGGAGAAGATTCTCGGAGCTGTTCCGCGGATAATCCCTTTGCGGACCGCTGTTTCTATATAACGGTAATCCCAGTGATAATCACTGTATTTAACCACATCTGAGAAAGTCAGATTGTTTGGCTCGTAATCAAGCTGAATACCCATAATTTTGACAAGCATAGTAGCAAACTCTCCACGGGTAACATTCTCATATACGCCAAACTCATTAGCATCCTTCGCATTCATAATCCCACGGGATAAAATAGTCTCCAGCTCGCTGCGTGCGTAGGTGTGGGAGACAATATCATCGTAACTGTAGCGTAAGCTCATTACAGTGTAATAACCAAAGCCATCGAAGGTGGCCGTAATCGTCTTACTCCCTGTGTTGACCACACCTCCCATGTTATACCAGGTGCCGTCAACATTCTTCCAAACAGAGATGTTAGAGGTTGCCGCATTAACGATTGTCGGATCATATTTCAGTGTAATCTTCCCTTGCTGGGTAGGCTCCATCCATCTGCCCATATGCCCAAGGAAGGATTCATTCCCCTTCTTATATGGATGAGAAGCAACTACAGTTGAATAATCATTAATGGAAGTCGCGGAAACAAAGTATCCCGGGTCGATCCAATACAAATTCGAAGCATATCCATAATGAAGCTTTGGAGTCATATAAGCAGTAGCCAAGCCGCTGGCAGGAACTTCAACCAGCTTGCCATCCTGATAACTCGTACCATCAAATTCACCTACCGGGTTATACTGCTTCACGGTACGTCCATCTTGCTTATCAGCAATGCCAAGCAGGATATATTGTTCATTGAACAGATTGATTTGCCGGGTATTGCTTGACCCCGGTGTCGGTGTTGCATCCCGTAGCATCGTTCCTTTTGGGAAAACAAGACTCACTGCATTCTGGAAGGCTGTCAGCTTGCCAGATGAGTTAAGAGTCGTTTTTAGCTGTGCACCTTGCAGGATCTCATCTGAGTAGGTTACATCGAACGTTCCGTTGGATTTCGTAGTGCCTGTCGTGACGGTGAATTTAACCGTATTCTTCCCTTTTTTCAGACCCTTTAATTCGAGACGGAATATGTCCTTCGCCCCTTTAATCATTGGTTCTTTACCAATTACAATACTTGTAGCACCTTCAGCCTGAATGCTGACATCAAGGAAGTTCTGTTTGATAATGCTCTCGTTAGGAAGCTTAGGCGATAAAATGCTGTACGGAGGAACCTCACGGGTGATCTGCAGTGTCTGTGTAATAGCCGCAGTTCCCACTCTTGCCGAAATCACAAAGGTCTGGAGACCGGTTGTAGGTAGCTCTTGACCTTTTAATACGAATTCACCATCTTTGGCGGGCGAAATAGGCGTACTAAGATAACTGGATGCTGTACTCCACCCTACATTCTTGCCACCAGAGCTATCAGAATTATAGTCAGCAACAGCGTATTGTTTACCATCTTTCATAATTACAACCTGAGTGGCATTGCTTACGACAAAGTGAACATCTGTAGCAGATTCGTTCGTTGTATAATTTAGATTTGAATTTTTGATAAATACTCCATTTGGGTCGGACGTCTCACCTACCGGATAAGGCACGACACCATCAATATTCGGAGTATTCTCTGGGAACAGATACACAGTAAGAGTGGTCGTGACCGGCACACCGTTTGCTGTACCTGAAATGGTGATCTTATTCGGGCCGGACACCAGAGAAATACCAGAAGTAGAGGTAATCGCATAATTAAATACGTGAGTTACATCATTAATTGTCGGGACAACCGTTGTTCCATTGATGGTTATTTTAACGGATGACTTGTCTATGTCCGGAAAGTTCACTAACCGTCCATTAATGGATGTGAACTCACCACTATATTTGAACACCTGGTTATTATAAATATTAGTTACATCTATAAATGGGGCCGATACATAATTAACCGAAAGTACCTTCTTATCTATAATGTTAGTAGTAGATCCATCCTTTTTCAGATCAATCTGTAAAGTCTGCTCGCCTGAAGGCAGGCCGGTGATCTTAAATACTCTATAACCCTGGCTAGTCTTCATTGAGGTTCCTTCGATCACAAACCGGTCCGAAGGGACCTTGGCACCATTCTGATACGAACTAATCTCCAAATTGTCAGGAGCAATTGTTGTATCGCTGGTCTTGATCATTAACCACAGTGGAATCTCGAACAAATTGGAATTACCCGAGAAGACACCGGATGAAGAATAGCTGACAGTTTGATTCGTTGTGCCGCTCACTACAGGACTATACAGTTGCTCTACACTTGTAATGTAAGGATCATCTGCATTCCGGTAAGTGAAATCCAATGGATTAATACTCTTTCCATTATAGGTCCCATTGGTAGTAGTAAATGTAATTGTATATTTACCATTGCTGGATATTGTAACATCATTGGTACTTGTATATTTAAATGTAATATATTCTCCCGACTTAACCGGAGTTGCATCAATGGTAGTTGCGCCACCAGCAAGTACATCACTGCTTGTAGTTGTGTTACGAACAGTAAAGGTCATGCCTGAAAGTGGAGCCTCTGCCGTATCCTCGGATACTCTAAATGTAATGGACCCTGTAAGCTTACCTTTAATCTCAGTATCCCCGCCTGTTGCAGATACAACATTCCCACTATCCACAGCATATGTCCCAACCTTGGTCTTGTTCGGAGTTCCCTTATCAATAGGCGCATACACTACTTCACGTGTCACCGCATAAGTACGCGTACCCGAATCTGTAGTCGCAACAAAGGTCAGCTTATTAAGACCCGGAGTCAGCGGTATGTCGGCAATGACGAAGGTACTGCTACCGCCGTTAAACATCTTGGAATTATTGACCATAACCTCTGTGGCATTCGGAGCTTCCAGAGTCAACGTTAATCCTGCTGTATTAACCATTGTGGGTGTATTCTCACTTAGCAAAGTGCCATCCGGTAGAGCTATATTATAAATGGCAGGAACGTTGGAAAAATTAACATAGGCTTCTCCGCTGGCCAGGCTTCCAGTAGCTGTTGTACCAAAGACTGTAATCCGGTTAAGGCCCTGACTTAACTTGACACTTGGGAAACGGAAGTTTTTCTCGTTCTCAATAATTGGCTTGACGTCAGCACCACTTGCTCCAGGAACTACATTCCCGTTGACAATGCCGTCCACCTGATAATAGATGCTGTCTGCAGACACTCCATTAAACGTACCCTCTACGTCAACGGTACTTGTATTGACTGAAGTTGGGGCACCCTTATCTGTACTGAACTTGGTGAACTGAAAGTATTGTCCTGTTGCAGGGTCCGCTGCATAAACAGCACCTGCTGAGGAAAGTGTGGATAGCAGCATCACTATCGCTAAAAACATACCGCCTATCGCCTTCAAACTTTTTTTCACGTAAGAAACCTCCTACTGCTTTTTGGTTTGTTGTCGGCCTGTGCAGCATTCCGCGTCTTAACCAACTCTATATTTTTATCGGACAGCTATAGACTAATAATTAGCAAAAAAATAAAAAACCTTACTCCACTGGAGTAAGGTTAGGTGCACACTGTAATTTTAATTTTATAAATTGCTAATAATGTATCTAAGATTTGGAGCTGCGTTCAGGGTCAACCTTCATCCGCATTCTCAAAAACAAATCAATTACCGGACGCTTGGTCTTACTGATGACCCCGGTGATCTCTGCGCCGATCTGCAGGAAGAAGAGCATGACGCAGATGACTACAAAGGTAACCCAGTTGGCTTCGTAGAGCGAAGCTGAGGTCTGGATGACCGCCAGGATACCGAAGAATGCGGCAATGCCGTAGATGATCAATACTGTCTGGCGGTGGCTGAAGCCAAGTTCGCGCAGACAGTGATGGAGATGGCCTTTATCCGGAGCGAAGATCGGCTTCTTCTGCAGCTTGCGCCGGACGATGGCGAAGAATGTATCCGATAACGGAACTCCGATGATCAGGAGTGGTGTGATGAATGAAACCACCGCAATCTGTTTGAAGCCGAGCAGTGCGAGCAGCGCCAGGCAGAAGCCCAGGAACAGCGAGCCCGTATCGCCCATGAAGATTTTGGCGGGATGGAAGTTGAAGAACAGGAATCCCAGAATGCTGCCCAGAAGCAGCAGACAGAGCAGGGCAACCATGGTGTTTCCCATCAGGAAGGCCATGACAGCAATCGTTGCAATTGCGATACCAGATACGCCTGCTGCAAGCCCGTCCAGACCGTCAATCAGGTTCACGGCATTCGTGACGCCGACAATCCAGAAGATGGTCAGAGGGATGGCAATCCAGCTCTCCAGGGAAGAATAGCTATTATGAAAAGGAATATTTACGAAATCAACCGTGATGCCAAACCCGAAAACTACGATACAAGCAGCGGCAATTTGGCCCAGCAGCTTCACTTTGGCTGACAGCTCGAACCGGTCATCCAGACCGCCGATCAACACAATCAGACCTCCGCCGCATAGCAGCGCCTTAATGAAATTAGCCTCCCGGGGAGTGAAGTCATAAGGAATAATCGGTAATACGGCAAGCAGGCCTAACACAAACGCCAGAAATATACCGAGTCCGCCGAGGCGGGGCATGATCTTCGTATGCACTTTCCGGGCATTTGGCACATCTGTCGCACCGATCTTAATAGCGAATTTCTTCACGAACGGCGTCAAAAGCAGTGCAAGCCCCATGCACACAATGAATCCGGCGATGTATATGATTAACATGTGAAAAGTCGACCTCCATTTCTCTACCGCATTGAATTATACGCTGAACCAAAAACAAATTCCAATACTGTTTTTAGGCGATACCACGGATTTTTTCGGTGAATTCCCTCATTTTACTGGTCTTTTGTGACTTTATCTTTCTCTCGTACCACTTTTACTGCGAATTTCGGCAGCGCAAGCATTCTTTTGTAACGTGTAGGTTCCTTGAGCAGCCGGTATAACCATTCTGCCCTTAATTTCTGAAAGGCAACAGGGGCGCGGCGGCTCTTGCCGGAGATCACATCAAAGCTCCCGCCGACACCCATCATCACCGGGATCTGCAGCCGGGATTTGTATTTGGCGATCCATGGCTCCTGGCTGTCTGCCCCTCTGGCAACAAAGAGCAAGTCAGGCTTCGCTTCAAGGATGCCGCCCACAATCTGTTCATCTTCTGCCGGACCAAAATACCCGTCATGATATCCTGCGATGACAATACCGGGATATCTTGTTTGTAACCGGGAAGCCGTCTCGCGAATCACCTCAGGGGTAGAACCGAGCAAATATACTCTCCAGTTATAGCTTTCGCCTTGGTGCAATAATTCATGTAAAAGATCAAAACCGGCTACACGCTCAGCTACAGGCTCATGACAATATCCCGCTGCCCATACTACTCCAGTCCCGTCAGGGACAACCAGCTCTGCTGATTTCATAATTTCCATATAAGACGGATTCTCCAGCGCCGCCATAACCATGATCGGATTGGCAGTAATTACCTGATGAGGCTCACGCTTACGAACCGCCTCCGTTAAATAGGAAACGGTGGTTTTCATATCCGCCTTGGATACTCGTATGCCAAAAATGGGCACTGTCGGTATTACGCTATCTGCTTTCACTTGTCACTCATCCTTTATGGCCGAAATATTGGGCAATTCGCCGGGCCGGAGCCTCTGCCTCTCGGGTGAGCGCGGCGATCAGCGGCTCCCGCTCCTGCTTCCAGCTCTCCCCCGAGCTCAGCAGCTCCAGAAGCCCGGCAGCCACCTTGTCTGCCTCCAGTGTATCCGTCTTACCCACCGGCTGACAATTCACCCGCTCCAGAAAATGATCAATCTTCGGATCATACGAGACGCCCATCAGCGGAACACGCTGTCCCGCAGCATAGATAAGGCTGTGCAGCCGCATGCCTATAAGCGCCTGGCACTGGCTTACCTCCCGCAGCATCTGCAGCGGATGAAGCGCATCCTCACGGATCGTTACCGATCCCCCATTATCTTCTATAGCCCGGCCTATCTTCTGCATCACATAGCGGGAAGCCTCATTGTCCGCAGAATGATGGAAGGGCAGAAAGTGTACATGGAGCGGCTGGACCGCTGAAGCCTTCACCAAGCCCTCAGCCAAGGAATCCAGCTCCTTACGGGACTGCTCCCAGAAGCGCACGGAGACACCTACAGTAGCGGGCGAACCTTGCATGCCGTAGTTGGGTGTTCCAGCTACCGTATCTGCTCCTGCAAGTTGTTCCGGCTGCATATCTTCAGGCAACTCCAGACCCATAACCGGGTCAGGTACTACCTCTACCTCATCAATACTAAACCCCATCGACTGAAGCAACAAGCGGGACTGTTCATCCCGCACCGAGATGTACGCACATTTCCGGAAAACCGATTTGATCAGCGGATGAAACAGCTTGCGGTTCACTGGGCCGATCCCCTGGGAATAGATAAATGTCGGCTTCCCCATCCACTGGGCCAGCTTGATGATGCCCAGGTAATATGGGATGGTCTTGCTGCTTGTCACATCCTGAAGCAGGCTGCCGCCGCCGCTGATCAGACCCGCACTGTCTGATATGGCTCTCCGCACCTCTCCCAGCTTCATCCGGTGTACTGACTCCACCCCGTATGTGGCAGACGTCCACTCCGGATCAATGGATAAGACCACAGGCGTAAGTGTTATTCCGGCGGCCCGGGACTGCTTGTGTACAGCATTCAGAATCGACTGCAGAACGGCTTCGTCTCCACTGTTGTGGAAGCCGTAAAAGCCGGAGATTACAATTTTTTGAGCAGAGGTGACCATCGTTTCCAACACCCTTCCGCAATCTGCCATACCCCTACAGCGATAATACCGATAATCAGGCCGAGTCCCAGACCAAGAAGTCCGCGAACCAGCGAAATCAGCACAGGCGAATGAATATGGGCAAAGGTATCCACCATAGACAACTGCCCAATGACTGCAATAATCATGATGAAGGCTGCACTCCTGTATTTATAAGCCAAGAATGCACCGAGGATAAAGAGCGGATGTGCCAGCAGGAATTCCTTGTTACGCGGTCTGACCCCAACGGTATTCTCCAGGAAGACACGAAGGAGTTTCTCCGGTGCACTTACAGTTCCGGCATTCCCGGTCCGGCTCAAATAATACATCCCCACGATACCGATTACGCCGGCCGCAATGACCATAGCGAGTGTAATCGGTGTCCGCAGCAGCTTACCTGTCTTGTTAAAGGCAAACTCTCCACGGTACAAAAGAACATAGATTGCGGTAAGCCCGATCGGTGCCAAATGCAGCAGGCTCACACCACGGAACTGTTCCAGTACCAGGGCATAGGTAATATTATTCAGCAGCGCAATGACGAAAGGCACCGCACTGAATGTAATTAATGCAGTTTTGACATACAGAACGAGACTATGCGTCAGACGGCGGCGCGGGCTCATTACGGCAAAGGTTAACGGATTGGCACGTAAAGGCGGGCCCATTTCATTAATTTTGCGGATAGCCAGTATTATAGCCAGGGTAGGCGCACTTATGGCTACGGCAAGCGCAAGCGCCTGTTCAAATAAGGTTGGCTTCAGAACCAGCAGCCCGGCGCTTCCCACCAGTCCAAGCACCCATACAGGCAGAGTAAGCCATGGAATGAAGTAGGAGAACAACAGCGCAACCATAGCTACCGCTCCGATTACTGCAATCAGCTTGAAATAACGCTGGAAGGAGGAATCGCTCACATCAAATGCTGTAGCCTGCCCAATGTGGAAGCCGTTCGCCTCAATCTTGGCCACCGCACCCTCAGGTCCGCTGAGACTCTCAATCAGGTTATCCATCGTATCTGTAATGGCAGCCTTCTTGGTATCTCTCGAGGGAATCGTATTCAGATAGATCATGCGGATATTGCGGTCTTTTGTGCCCAGCGCGAACCGGTCAGCAATCACCTCAGTCTTGAGGCTGGAATCCGCCTCGCTGAGGGAATACAGGCGCGTCACGTTGTAATCCAGCATATAAGCCAGCTTGGAGAAGCCCTTCTGTTGAACCTTAATATTCTCGATTGCCGCTATTCCCATCCCGTGTTGCTTCAGGAGGTTAGCGAAGGTGGTTAGACTGCCTGTATCCGCATCATCGGAGTACCCCTTAACCGACTCTCCTTCAAAAAGAATCCGCTTGACGCCAAGCTCAGCGTAACGGTCCAAAAGTTTCTTCACGGCATCCTGATTGTATGCCAGCGAGTCTACAAGCCGGGGCACAATGCTGAAGCCCTTCTCATGCAGCATTTCCAGTGTAATCGGGTCCGGCTGCAGCGGCTTGAGCGTTGCATCCTCCAGCGGCGTCTGGATAATTAGCCCCTGCTGGCCGCGGTAGTTCCATTCTTCCGTCCGGATGTCCACTCTGCTGAAGGCATCGCGGATAACCGGTGAGAGCATTTCACTGTTCTTCGCACTGGTAAAGAGGACATATGTATAGTTCTCATTCTCCGGAATCACAGTATCGGTAAGATTGGCGATATCAGACGCTCCCCAGATCATCAGGCGGCGCGCCTTGCGGAAATCCTCCAATGTATTTTCATAGATAGCCATACTCTGAACACCGGCTGCCTTCAGCCGGTCCAGCTGCTCGTTGATATAATCCTGCGGATTCTGCCGGTAGCTCGCAACCTCAACCAGATCCCGGTAATCAAAGACAAACTCAACCGATTTGGAAGACTTCTCTGTCTGTAGACGGTCGTATACGACCGGAAGCGCACCTATAAGCCCTATCACCATAATGATCCATAACCACTTGCGTGATGCTATATTCCAGCGTTGCCATTTCTGCTGCACCAAAGTACCTCCTCTTTCACTTTAAAGCTGATTGCCGTACGTCACAGCTGCCGACCCGACCCTCTTGCCAGCGGCAAATTTAAGCGGAAACGGAGGTCTGTCCATCTGGAGCAGCTCCGTTTCCGCAGGGAAGTTATATATTGCTTATTATTTCCCGTCTACCCGTGCCATAACCTGACTGGTTAATTCCGCAACCTTGTGCTTGGCGTTGTCCAGGGATTCACCCACCACGGCAAAATACACTTTGATCTTCGGTTCCGTGCCGGAAGGGCGCAGGCAGAACCAGGAGCCGTCCGACAGCAGATATTTCAGCACGTTCTCTTTAGGCAGACCGTCAAGCCCCAGGGAATAGTCCAGCACCTGCGTCACGGAAGCACCTGCGATTTCGTGCGGAGGGCTGGTCCGCCAGTCATTCATAATCCCCTGAATCTGAGCCACTCCATCCTTGCCCTTCAGCGTGCGGGACTCCAGGCTCTCCAGGAAGTATCCGAACTGTGCATACAGCTCTTGCAGCACATCGTAAAGGGTCTTGCCCTGAGCCTTGTAATAGGCACCCGCTTCAGCGATCAGCATTGCAGCAAGGACTGCATCCTTGTCACGGGCATAGTTACCGGCCAGATAACCATAGCTTTCTTCATATCCGAACAGATACGTATACTCGCCTGACTGCTCGAACTGGTTCATTTTCTCCCCGATATATTTGAATCCGGTCAGAGTGTTGAACACCGTAGCGCCATAATGGCTGGCTACAGCAGCGCCCATCTCACTGGTTACAATGGTCTTGACTACAGCGCCGTTAGCCGGCAGCTTCCCCTGTTCCTGTAAACGGCTCAGGTAATAATGAATCATGAGCGCGCCGGACTGATTCCCGGACAGCACTACAAATTTGCCTTCGTTGTCACGAACCACAGCGCCCATACGGTCAGCATCCGGGTCTGTACCGATCAGCAGATCTGCATTCAGCTCTTCGCCCAGCTTCATCGCCAGGGTGAAGGCTTCACGTTCCTCCGGATTCGGAGATTTCACAGTAGAGAATTCGGAATCCGGCTGTTCCTGCTCAGGAACTACATGTACCTGGGTGAAGCCGATCTTCTCCAGTACACGGCGGACCGGAAGATTGCCTGTCCCGTGCAGAGGCGTATAAACAATGGAGAAGTCACGGCCCAGCGAAGAAGCAATTTCTTCACGGCTGACACTTACCGCAGCAACCGTATCCGTAAAGGCTTCGTCCTCTACGGCTCCCAGCCAGTGCAGCAATCCTGCGCTCTCTGCAGCGTCCTGAGACATGCGCTTCACACCGTTGAAGGAGTCCACATTCAGGATATTAGCAATAACCTGCTCTGCTTCATGCGGCACCAGCTGCCCGCCCTGTGCATTGTAGACCTTGTACCCGTTATATTCAGGCGGGTTGTGGCTGGCAGTGATCACGATGCCTCCAGAGGCCTTCAGATGGCGGACGGCAAAGGAGAGCTGCGGCGTAGAGCGCAGGGACGGGAACAGATGGGTCTCAATACCGTTGCCGGCAAGTACAAGCGCAGCCTCCAGCGTGAATTCCGGCGAGAAGCGCCGGGAATCGTGGGCAATGACCACCGAGGGTCTGCTTTCTCCCGTATGTTGTCCCAGAATGTAATCTGCAAAGCCCTGAGTTGCCCGTCCCACCGTATAACGGTTCATCCGGTTACTGCCTGCCCCAATGACTCCGCGCAAGCCGCCTGTACCGAATTCAAGATCTCTATAGAATCGTTCTTCCAGTTCCTTCGGTTCACCCGCAAGAGCCTTCAGCTCTTCTTTGGTGTTCTCGTCGACAGAAGGGTCCTGCAGCCAGCGTGTCAGGGTCTCCTGCGCTTTCGGGCTTAATCCAGTCATGTCAATCTCTCCTTCTCCATCTATAATATATAAGTTTATAACAGGAACTAGCTGAGTGCGAACATAATCTCGCCGGACGCTACTGTCTTGCCGTCCACCTTGGCAGTGGCTTGTCCTTTGCCGATGCTGCCTTTCAGCCGGGTAATCTCTACCTCAAGCACAAGGGTATCGCCAGGGACAACCTGCCCGCGGAAGCGGAAGCCGTCGAGCCCGGCCAGAAAGCCGATTTTCCCACGGTTAGCCTCTACTCCGAGAATAGCTACAGCACCCACCTGAGCCAAGGCTTCGGTAATCAGCACACCCGGCATAACTGGAAACCCTGGGAAATGTCCGGCGAAAAACGGCTCGTTCACTGTAACATTCTTGATGCCTACCGCACGTTTGCCCATTTCTATTTCAGTAATTCTGTCCACCAGCAGAAATGGGGGCCGGTGGGGGATTATTTCTTGAATTTCATTGGTATTCATCATAATTATAAAGCTCCCTTCGGTTGTAACCGCGTCTTATGAACCTCCGCCTACAGCAGCACTTTTGTTTTATTCTCCGCTGCCCTGCATAAATATGGACAGCTTCGGCAAAAACTATAATTATCCTTCACCACCTGCAGCAGTGGAGGTTAAGATAAGGGGCTTTCTCCACCGCACGCGGCAGCATGACGGAGAGAGCCCTTTTTGGCGCTCTTAGGGCACGCCATCATTATACATTTTCCAGTATAAAAAAGAAAACTCCCCTGCACAACAAGGGAGCCTTAACTATCAGTATGCGATAACGCTTCAAGGTGCGAACACCAGATCATATACATGCTTCCAAGTACTCCACAGGAGCACATCGCTTAGTTCCTTTTTGCCGAGGATCACATATCCTACGACCAGCCCGCCTCCAAGTGCGGCAACCAGCAGCAATGGAATCAGGAACCACTGAATAATGGTCCAGGCCCTAATCCTGCGCCGCTTCACCGGCTGCTGTTGTTCCTCTTCTGCATTCTGTGCAGTCTTAACCTTCTCACGACTCATTCCTTCACCTCACGCGCGCATGTTATTAGCCAGGCCCAGCATCTGGTCACTGGAGGACAGCGCCCGGGCAGCAAGCTGATACGTACGCTGAATCTGCATCATCTCCGTCATTTCCCGGCTCAAATCCACGTTAGAGGATTCCAGATAGCCTGAGCGAACGCCTACATCCTTCGCTTCGCCCGCTGCTCTTTGCACGAATGCCTGCTGCGTTGTCACGCCTTCAGCCAATACATAGAAATTACCATCTACAGCTTGCAAGGCATTCTTGCTGAGCGGCTCAACAATCATTAAGCTGCCTGCCAGGACAGGCGGCTGTTTCTCATCCGTCTTGGTCCACACCTGCCCGCGCTCATCAATAGCAGCACTTACATTAGCTCCTACGCTGAGCGGGGTGCCGTTAGCACCCAGCACAGGATTGCCGGTAT is a window of Paenibacillus sp. FSL H3-0469 DNA encoding:
- a CDS encoding DNA-directed RNA polymerase subunit beta; amino-acid sequence: MSREKVKTAQNAEEEQQQPVKRRRIRAWTIIQWFLIPLLLVAALGGGLVVGYVILGKKELSDVLLWSTWKHVYDLVFAP
- a CDS encoding phospho-sugar mutase, producing MTGLSPKAQETLTRWLQDPSVDENTKEELKALAGEPKELEERFYRDLEFGTGGLRGVIGAGSNRMNRYTVGRATQGFADYILGQHTGESRPSVVIAHDSRRFSPEFTLEAALVLAGNGIETHLFPSLRSTPQLSFAVRHLKASGGIVITASHNPPEYNGYKVYNAQGGQLVPHEAEQVIANILNVDSFNGVKRMSQDAAESAGLLHWLGAVEDEAFTDTVAAVSVSREEIASSLGRDFSIVYTPLHGTGNLPVRRVLEKIGFTQVHVVPEQEQPDSEFSTVKSPNPEEREAFTLAMKLGEELNADLLIGTDPDADRMGAVVRDNEGKFVVLSGNQSGALMIHYYLSRLQEQGKLPANGAVVKTIVTSEMGAAVASHYGATVFNTLTGFKYIGEKMNQFEQSGEYTYLFGYEESYGYLAGNYARDKDAVLAAMLIAEAGAYYKAQGKTLYDVLQELYAQFGYFLESLESRTLKGKDGVAQIQGIMNDWRTSPPHEIAGASVTQVLDYSLGLDGLPKENVLKYLLSDGSWFCLRPSGTEPKIKVYFAVVGESLDNAKHKVAELTSQVMARVDGK
- a CDS encoding flagellar hook-basal body protein encodes the protein MNNSTIGASVSMASLQQRLDIIADNIANMNTNGYKSKQGSFEDVLTRVQQQSKDYNQPGRSMPLGFNIGFGVRVPTVSSNWEEGTLQETGKPTDLALQGNGLFGVQVNGETAYTRQGAFHFTPDTANKDKMILVDNTGNPVLGANGTPLSVGANVSAAIDERGQVWTKTDEKQPPVLAGSLMIVEPLSKNALQAVDGNFYVLAEGVTTQQAFVQRAAGEAKDVGVRSGYLESSNVDLSREMTEMMQIQRTYQLAARALSSSDQMLGLANNMRA
- the fabZ gene encoding 3-hydroxyacyl-ACP dehydratase FabZ, producing MMNTNEIQEIIPHRPPFLLVDRITEIEMGKRAVGIKNVTVNEPFFAGHFPGFPVMPGVLITEALAQVGAVAILGVEANRGKIGFLAGLDGFRFRGQVVPGDTLVLEVEITRLKGSIGKGQATAKVDGKTVASGEIMFALS
- a CDS encoding DUF5693 family protein is translated as MQQKWQRWNIASRKWLWIIMVIGLIGALPVVYDRLQTEKSSKSVEFVFDYRDLVEVASYRQNPQDYINEQLDRLKAAGVQSMAIYENTLEDFRKARRLMIWGASDIANLTDTVIPENENYTYVLFTSAKNSEMLSPVIRDAFSRVDIRTEEWNYRGQQGLIIQTPLEDATLKPLQPDPITLEMLHEKGFSIVPRLVDSLAYNQDAVKKLLDRYAELGVKRILFEGESVKGYSDDADTGSLTTFANLLKQHGMGIAAIENIKVQQKGFSKLAYMLDYNVTRLYSLSEADSSLKTEVIADRFALGTKDRNIRMIYLNTIPSRDTKKAAITDTMDNLIESLSGPEGAVAKIEANGFHIGQATAFDVSDSSFQRYFKLIAVIGAVAMVALLFSYFIPWLTLPVWVLGLVGSAGLLVLKPTLFEQALALAVAISAPTLAIILAIRKINEMGPPLRANPLTFAVMSPRRRLTHSLVLYVKTALITFSAVPFVIALLNNITYALVLEQFRGVSLLHLAPIGLTAIYVLLYRGEFAFNKTGKLLRTPITLAMVIAAGVIGIVGMYYLSRTGNAGTVSAPEKLLRVFLENTVGVRPRNKEFLLAHPLFILGAFLAYKYRSAAFIMIIAVIGQLSMVDTFAHIHSPVLISLVRGLLGLGLGLIIGIIAVGVWQIAEGCWKRWSPLLKKL